In Deinococcus roseus, the following are encoded in one genomic region:
- a CDS encoding metalloenzyme domain protein, whose amino-acid sequence MPVVWLCLDGIGHPEAAPVGSCWEQDLPALLPLIQAGQKVDATLGVAGLPQSGTGQTSIITGINGAKHMDRHYGPVPGPTLRAVIREHGTPGQLVQAGGSFKLLNFYPSTYAPPAGKHGAIVQAVLDAGEVRNPAGFPGIRTTLGLNFEPPYAPYLSLQEVRQWGRQAAQAAEQLDLVLLDLWFSDFLGHAQDVMAARNYLLHLNAFLEGLLEQEVKIIMTSDHGNMEDTTIKTHTFAQVPFVAHGFSASPVKDIAAAGAEIKKLLGLTSSQG is encoded by the coding sequence ATGCCTGTGGTCTGGCTGTGTCTGGATGGGATTGGCCATCCCGAAGCTGCTCCAGTTGGAAGCTGCTGGGAGCAGGATTTGCCTGCTTTGTTGCCGCTGATCCAGGCTGGACAGAAAGTCGACGCCACCCTGGGTGTAGCAGGCTTGCCCCAATCTGGAACCGGACAGACCAGCATCATCACAGGCATCAATGGTGCAAAACACATGGACCGTCATTATGGACCTGTTCCTGGTCCTACCCTGAGGGCCGTGATCAGGGAGCATGGAACGCCAGGGCAACTGGTGCAGGCAGGAGGCAGTTTTAAACTGCTCAATTTCTATCCGTCCACCTACGCCCCTCCTGCAGGCAAGCATGGAGCCATTGTGCAGGCGGTACTGGATGCTGGAGAGGTGCGCAACCCAGCCGGTTTTCCCGGGATTCGCACCACCCTGGGACTGAATTTTGAGCCTCCGTATGCCCCTTATCTTTCATTGCAGGAAGTGAGACAGTGGGGAAGACAGGCAGCCCAGGCTGCAGAGCAGCTGGATCTGGTGTTGCTGGATTTGTGGTTCAGCGATTTTCTGGGGCATGCCCAGGATGTTATGGCTGCCAGAAATTACCTGCTGCATCTGAATGCTTTTCTGGAAGGTCTGCTGGAGCAGGAGGTCAAAATCATCATGACCTCAGACCACGGCAACATGGAAGACACCACCATCAAAACCCACACCTTTGCTCAGGTGCCGTTTGTCGCCCATGGATTTTCAGCAAGCCCAGTGAAGGACATTGCAGCGGCAGGAGCAGAAATCAAAAAACTGCTCGGGTTAACGAGCAGCCAGGGATGA